The following proteins are co-located in the Silene latifolia isolate original U9 population chromosome 1, ASM4854445v1, whole genome shotgun sequence genome:
- the LOC141592347 gene encoding uncharacterized protein LOC141592347, translating to MEEEQPSFLMRGTPFDLARFLTDRTGECSALIRNDNEIVNVYDVMNGKVVMLCFFSLPLPSHAVAVAQAVSLVSSEMHDFGAFELIIFVDCFADCDDQYTALSDFISSFPSFCLTPKYTRRLGDAMPLACYPHGLLVNRAKTVEWHKPLDFLFKYGVDAFPFTSEWLSLISQREETALSSKSWRTINKFLSSFPLTFPSYSTSLSKNPGGGSGEVTILDLEDKCVGLYLCQTGNLIPTLDNVHKNCCKLGLEFEILLVYMPFNDIGDPQIFQDLINSILKERNISWWVFPFINWVSRRLSRLFHQDADDRLIIFGPKCEYVEPHGEAVIRHHGASAYPFSSQILVNREVKRLKAVTLESLLVYSSLGYVLWMGSGFTHRVPVAALHGKTVFLYLHCAEDHSRNCFDKLFSYCQTKALDPNFEMVFVGLDTSSIPDIGNSCEMPWLVYPWDPNHSDYVTRTIFGKGDKCSTIIAFGKDGRISSICALLLVCSSCPDFPLSNNLHNEMSAELAGSKVMYAASNVYKYTVESRNHLKALFPLLGEEYFFPGLPVSGRMKSSEMHDFYDCVDEDERNQYLASKTDYIAVFEEDAEYPKAIYERIANIDTSNFDVISFLSADNRQYLVRNDGCETQFEVERLRDKKWVMICCLCCPIYFHSRFSLVYRGVSDICSELYDEYGDTFEMVLVLKMGRDFEADESSFRHMLSGFPSSCLVVPFWDSDSRDYICCSLGFSNTPQGLFLRADERKVIWHKTLYDVSRYGVDTFPFSKEDILKKWAEEYGKSRNVQSLEQLFDCSSAENPGGANYYEKMSINQLQKKLVGVYLCFCGESIPMLQELYEVCKANNIEFEIVVVCCLSSAKNSDPKLLHDQITSALRKRNISWWVLPYKGSVSRKLVRLLNSPIEEELIIVGNEVVDFDGADFIRQFKKLQNLREDSSSSDGSGLLERVILEFKSRYRV from the exons ATGGAGGAAGAACAACCATCGTTTTTAATGAGAGGAACTCCTTTTGATCTCGCAAGGTTCTTAACTGATCGTACCGGTGAATGTTCAGCATTGATTCGCAATGACAATGAAATTGTTAATGTTTATGATGTTATGAACGGAAAAGTGGTGATGCTATGTTTTTTCAGTCTGCCTCTTCCGTCACACGCTGTTGCTGTTGCGCAGGCCGTATCTCTGGTATCTTCTGAGATGCATGACTTTGGTGCTTTCGAACTTATTATATTTGTTGACTGTTTCGCTGACTGTGACGATCAATATACTGCCTTGTCTGACTTCATTTCCAGTTTCCCCTCATTCTGTCTAACTCCCAAATACACCCGTAGATTAGGAGACGCCATGCCCCTTGCCTGTTATCCCCATGGTTTGTTGGTAAATCGAGCCAAAACGGTGGAGTGGCACAAACCTCTTGACTTTTTGTTCAAATATGGAGTTGACGCCTTTCCCTTTACTTCCGAGTGGCTCTCGTTGATTTCCCAGCGCGAAGAAACCGCATTGTCCTCCAAATCTTGGCGTACCATTAATAAATTTTTGAGCTCCTTTCCCTTAACTTTCCCTAGCTATTCAACATCTCTCAGTAAGAATCCAGGAGGCGGCTCAGGAGAAGTGACAATTCTTGATCTTGAGGATAAGTGTGTTGGTTTGTACCTGTGCCAAACGGGAAATTTGATACCTACACTCGATAATGTTCATAAAAATTGCTGTAAATTGGGCCTAGAGTTTGAGATTCTCCTGGTTTACATGCCTTTCAATGACATTGGCGACCCTCAAATTTTCCAAGACTTGATCAATTCTATTTTGAAAGAGCGAAATATATCCTGGTGGGTGTTCCCTTTCATTAACTGGGTAAGCAGAAGGCTCTCGCGGCTCTTTCACCAAGATGCGGATGATCGGCTAATAATTTTCGGTCCCAAATGTGAGTATGTGGAACCTCATGGTGAAGCAGTCATACGCCACCATGGTGCAAGTGCATATCCCTTCTCTAGCCAGATCCTGGTTAATAGAGAAGTGAAGAGGCTTAAGGCAGTAACCCTCGAGTCATTGTTGGTTTACAGCTCACTAGGTTATGTTCTCTGGATGGGTTCTGGGTTTACTCATCGGGTTCCTGTCGCAGCGCTTCACGGCAAAACTGTTTTTCTCTATCTTCACTGTGCAGAGGACCATTCTCGCAATTGTTTCGATAAACTCTTCTCTTATTGTCAAACGAAGGCACTCGATCCTAATTTTGAAATGGTCTTTGTTGGGTTAGATACGTCATCAATCCCAGACATTGGAAATTCTTGTGAAATGCCATGGTTGGTATACCCTTGGGACCCTAATCACTCTGATTATGTGACAAGGACAATATTTGGAAAGGGTGACAAATGTAGTACTATTATTGCTTTCGGGAAAGATGGCCGTATTTCTTCTATATGTGCTCTACTGCTTGTATGTTCTTCCTGCCCAGATTTCCCCTTGAGCAATAATCTGCACAACGAGATGAGTGCAGAATTAGCTG GGAGCAAGGTGATGTATGCTGCAAGTAATGTTTACAAGTATACTGTTGAATCCCGAAATCACCTCAAGGCCCTTTTTCCTTTGCTTGGAGAAGAGTACTTCTTTCCGGGTCTTCCAGTTAGTGGGAGAATGAAATCATCAGAAATGCACGACTTTTATGACTGTGTTGATGAGGATGAGCGAAACCAATATTTAGCGTCCAAAACTGATTATATCGCTGTGTTCGAAGAGGATGCAGAATACCCAAAAGCGATCTACGAAAGAATTGCCAATATCGACACTAGTAATTTTGATGTCATTTCCTTCCTCTCAGCTGATAACAGGCAGTACCTGGTTCGCAATGATGGTTGTGAAACTCAATTTGAAGTCGAGCGTCTTAGGGATAAAAAATGGGTTATGATTTGTTGCCTTTGCTGCCCCATTTATTTCCATAGCAGATTTTCATTGGTATATAGAGGTGTTTCGGACATCTGCTCTGAGTTGTATGATGAGTACGGTGATACTTTTGAGATGGTCTTGGTCTTGAAGATGGGCAGGGATTTTGAAGCTGATGAGTCAAGCTTCAGACACATGTTGTCTGGCTTCCCTTCATCGTGCCTTGTGGTTCCCTTCTGGGACTCAGACTCTCGTGACTATATATGCTGTTCACTCGGGTTTTCAAATACTCCGCAAGGTCTATTTCTGCGTGCGGATGAAAGGAAGGTTATATGGCACAAAACCTTGTATGATGTGAGTCGCTATGGGGTAGACACATTTCCTTTCAGTAAAGAAGACATTCTGAAAAAATGGGCTGAAGAATATGGCAAATCACGGAATGTTCAGTCCCTTGAGCAACTGTTTGACTGCTCATCCGCAGAGAACCCGGGAGGTGCGAATTATTATGAGAAGATGTCTATCAATCAACTGCAAAAGAAGCTCGTTGGTGTGTACTTGTGCTTTTGTGGGGAATCCATACCTATGCTTCAAGAGTTGTATGAAGTCTGTAAAGCTAATAACATTGAATTTGAGATTGTGGTTGTGTGTTGTCTCTCTAGTGCTAAAAACTCGGACCCAAAGTTGTTACATGATCAGATAACTAGTGCCTTGAGGAAGAGGAATATATCATGGTGGGTATTACCCTATAAGGGTTCGGTGAGCCGCAAGCTAGTACGACTTTTGAATTCTCCCATTGAAGAGGAGCTGATCATTGTGGGCAATGAAGTTGTAGATTTTGATGGTGCAGATTTCATACGTCAGTTTAAAAAGCTTCAAAACCTGCGAGAAGATTCATCTTCAAGTGATGGTAGTGGACTTTTAGAAA